The region CGGGAAGAATTATCTTTCCAATCTTTTCACCAAACGGAAGAGTGGTTGCTTTTGCGGGAAGAAAATTAAGAGAAGAAGATACCGGCGGTAAATATATAAACTCGCCAGAATCCTTAATTTATGTGAAAGGCAGAATTTTATACGGACTATCGCATGCTAAAGATGATATAAGAAAACTTGATAAAGCAATTATTGTTGAAGGTTATATGGATTTAATCTCACTTTATCAGGCAGGAATTAAAAATGTTGTTGCAGTTTCAGGCACAGCATTAACAGACGATCAGGCACAATTGCTTTCACGTTACACTAAAAATGTTGTTCTTTTGTTTGATGCAGATGCAGCAGGGATAAAAGCATCAATGAGAAGTATCGAAATTTTGCTTAAGCGGAATTTTGATGTTAAGATTTCTACACTGCCAAAGGATGAAGACCCGGATTCTTATGTGAGTAAATTTGGCAAAGAGGCTTTTGAAGAAATTATTAAACGTGCAGAAAATTTTCTTGAATATCAGACTTCATATTATGAAACACAAAAAATGTTTGATGATCCAACTAAGATGGCAGGTGCTATTCGCGAGCTTGTAAAACCAATTGCTCTTGTTGACGATGAACTTAAAAGAAGTCTTTTAATCAGAAATATCTCAAGAAAATTTAATCTTAGAGAAAAACTTTTGGAGAGTGAATTAGATAAAGCATTGGAGTTTCAGAGAAAACAGAGCAGAATTCTATCCCAGAGGATCTTTAAAGATGAAGAGATTCCTAAAGAAGGATTGATTGTAAAGGAGAGAGTTAAAATTCCGCTGCACATTTACAACACTGAACGAGAATTGATACGATTATTATTTGAAAACAATGAAAAGATAATTGAATTGGTTATTGATAATATTCAGGCAGAGGATATTCTTCTTGATATCCATAAAAAAATATTTGAAATAGTTTATTTTGAGTTTGAGAATAGAGGTAGTTTAAACTCAGCCGACTTAATGAATTTATTTGATGATGAAACTCAGATATATTTGCGTGAACTTACAATTGAAAAATATTCGTTAAGTGATAATTGGGAAGATTTTTATCTTTCAGAAAGCAAGGAAATAATAGATAAAAAGTATGCTGCAGATATTATAATTAAGTATAAACAAAGCCATTTTGATATGCTGATAGCAGCAAATGTTAAAGCACAGGAAAACGCTGAGGCTGAAGAAAGATTAATTGAGCTTATGAAAGAAAAACAAGAGTTGGAAAAAAGAAAGAAAGCTGTTCGTAAAGAATTTGAAAAAGATTAAGTCTTTAAATAAACATCAATAATTTTAAATGGAACTAAATTACAGACAAGCAAAAACCGGAAAACTAATGATAGATATCCTGCCCGATAAGTGTGACTTTTGCGGATGCTGCGTTGGTGTTTGTCCCGAAGATGCAATTGAATTAAAAGAAGCCGAAATCTATATCATTGATGAGCGATGCACTAATTGTGCAAAGTGTGTTTGGTCCTGTCCGATTGAAGTTATTAAGTTTAATAAAAATGGAGTCTTGTTCTGACCAGCGAAAAACTGTGTGATCTGTGTTATCAGCGTTCAATCAAATCGCAATAGCACGCGGATGACACGGATTTAACGGATTAACACAGATTAAAAAAATGAAAAATGAATACGATATAATTGTAGTCGGTGCAGGTCCAGCGGGAAGTATGGCTGCAAGATTTGCTGCCGAGCAAGGCGTTTCTGTTTTAATGCTGGAAAAAGACAGAGATGTTGGCTATCCTGTCAGATGCGGCGAAGCAATCAGCAAAGCCGGTGTTGAGGAGTTTATTCCAATTGATGACAAATGGATTGCAGCAAAGATTAATAAATTTTCTTTTAATGCACCTGATGGAAGTGAAGTAATTGTTGAGTTTGGTGATGCAGGTTATGTTCTTGAAAGAAGAAACTTTGACTATGAACTTGCAAGAACCGCCGCAGAAGCCGGAGCAGAAATATTAACCCGCGCTTATGTGAATGATCTGTTGTTTGATAATGACAAGGTTAGCGGTGTGAAGTACGAACTCAAAGGTGAACAGAGAGAAGTGAAATCAAAAATTGTAATTGCGGCTGATGGTGTTGAATCACGTGTTGGAAGATGGGCAGGACTAAAAACAGTTACAGATTTTCGTGATATGGAAAGTGCTGTTCAAATAACTGCAGCAAATATTCCTGTTGATCAGAATACGCTTTATTTTTACTTTGGTCAGGAAGTTGCACCAAACGGATACTTTTGGATTTTTCCGAAAGGCAGTAATAAAGCAAATATAGGGCTTGGTATAAGCGGTTCTGTTAATAAGAAAAAGTATGCTCAATACTATCTTGATGACTTTATGAACAAACACTATCCTGATGCACCAATACTTACTAAAATTGCCGGCGGAGTTCCATGTTCAATTACACTCGATAAAATTTCTGCACCAGGAATTATGCTGGTCGGCGATGCAGCAAGACAGGTTAATCCATTAAGCGGCGGCGGAATTGCTAGCGGAATGATTGGCGGTAAGATTGCAGGAACGATTGCTGGTGAAGCAATCAAGCAGAACAAACTTGATCATATATTAACTTATGATAAAGTATGGAAAGACAGGCTTGGCAAACGCCACGAAACTTTTAACAGAATTAAAGAAGGCATTTACAATTTTTCTGATGATAAGTTTAACAGTATTGCACATTCAGTTTTAAAAATTCCAGTTGAAAAAAGAACACTTGGCAAAGTGTTTACAACTGCGTTAATTAATAATCCATCCTTGCTTGTTGATATTGCAAAGGTGTTTGTGGTTTAGCAAATAGTTTTTTATTGACATTGCAAATCCAGCTTCTTACATTACAACAGCTAATTCCTTTAACTGAAATGTAAGTTCAAAACTTTCTTCAATTGGTTTTGCTGTTTGTATAATAACATCAGAATTGATTTGTGGAAGATATCCAATTACTGATGATCTTACCTGGCAGGTGTTAACCAGAATATTTTCAATCTTAGAATTTCCGTTTATTTTGTAATGGCTCAAAAGATTGCTTAAATAACCCGAACATTAACAAGTGGAATAGACTGTCAGGTAACGAATTCAGAGTTTCTATTAAATTAATCTGCTTAATGATAAGTTTGAATAATTTCTTTTGTGTTATAGATTAAAACAAATTATTATATTTCAGATGCTAAGAAATAAATATGATTAATGCCTTCTAAAAAAAATAAAGAAGTAAAATATCCCAAAGAAACAAAGCCAAAGGCAGCGTTTCTATCTGGTATAAGACAAAAGAAACTTGTAACCGAACCACAGGATAAAGTACTATGTGATATAGCATCAGTATTTGAAGACCAGTTTCATTATTTACTTTTTATAAAAGGTGATGAACTGGAAATATTTTATTCACCGTCTGTAAAAAAAATTACCGGATACTTGCCTTCAGAGCTAATTAAAAAAGACTCGCTTGGCAGAGAATATGTTTATCAGGAAGATATTTCAGAAGTAAAAAAGAGGCTTCATAAAATTGAATCCGGAAAAATTCCCAGCCTTAAATTGCTCTTTAGATTTGTAAGAAAAGATGGTAAAATCATTTGGCTGAAAGAACAGATAAGATCTGAAAGAGTTAATGGCGGTATTATTTTGAAGGGTCTGGTGGTTGATGTTACCGAGTTTAAAAAAGCAGAGAATGATTATGGTGAGATTATTAATAACCTTTCAGAAGAAATAACAGCCAGAGATAATTTTCTTTCAATACTTTCTCACGATTTACGTGCGCCGTTTTCAAGCATACTTGGGTTTACCGAAATCCTTCTTAATGAATCAGCTTTGACTGAGGCAGAGCGCGCAGAATATTTAAATTATATTAATGATTCTTCAAGCAATCAGCTGAGACTGGTAAATTATCTGCTCGACTGGTCAAATCTGCAAACCGGAAGAATGAATCTTGATCCACAGCGTGTTCAGGCACAAAGTCTTGTATTTAATTGTATATCCGCACTTACCGGTATAGCAATGAGAAAAAATATTGATATCAGGGTTAATGTACCCGAGTCTTTATTTTTAAAAGCAGATGAAAGACTGATGATACAGGTTATTACTAATCTGGTTAGTAATGCTATAAAATTTTCTGAAGAAGGTAAAACAATCCGTATTTCTGCTGATAGATTTAATAATGAGCTTGTGGAATTTGTAATCAAAGACGAAGGTGTCGGCATACCCGATATTTATCAATCAAGAATATTCAGATTTGAGAAGATGTTTTCTACCAGAGGTACAAAAGGTGAAAAAGGCACCGGACTTGGATTATCGTTAGTTAAAGAGATAATAGAAAGACATAAGGGGCAGATTTGGTTTTACTCTAAAGAAAAAGTTGGCAGTGAATTTCATTTTACTGTGCCAAGCTCAGAGAATACAATACTATTGGTTGAAAACAATAAAAGTGATTTTATTAAGATTGAAAAGATTATTAGAGAAAATTATTCTTCGTTTAAGTTTATAGGTGCTGATAATGGTTTTGAAGCAATAAATGTTGTCTTAAGACAGCAGCCTTCATTAATTATTTCATCCCACGATTTACCGCTTATGAATGGTGTACAGTTTGTTAAATCAATTTTGCGCGGTGATAAAAAGTTTTACTCTCCTATTATAATAATGATTGATACGCGCGATGAAAATTTAATAAAAACTTATCATGATGTTGGTGTAAGAACTGTTATTTCTAAACCGGTAGATTTAAGGATTGTCAATCGCGAAATATCAATTGCTCTTAATTAATCTGTTGAATGGAATAAATTTTATTTACAAATAATAATTAGAGGTAGTATAGATGAATCTTGCTGTAATTGGAACCGGATATGTTGGATTGGTATCAGGGACTGGCTTTGCTGAGACAGGCAATAACGTAATTTGTGTTGATATTGATGAAAAGAAAATTGAAACTATGAGAGAAGGGCAAATACCTATTTATGAACCCGGGCTTGAGGTTTTGTTTTTAAGAAATATTGTTAAAAAGAGATTATCCTTTACAACCGATTTAAAAGATGCAGTTCGTAATTCGGAGATCATATTCCTTTGTCTTCCAACACCGCAAGGCAATGATGGTGCTGCTGATCTTAAATATGTGCTTAAAGTTGCTGATGACATTGGACTGTTCTTCAAACAGGAACCAGAACTTGGGTTTAAAGTAATTGTTAACAAAAGCACTGTTCCGGTTGGCACAAGCGACTTGGTACGGAATGCAATAAGAAAACACGCACCCGGTTTTGATTTTGATGTATGTTCAAATCCTGAGTTTTTAAGAGAAGGAATTGCAGTTGAAGATTTTATGAAGCCGGAAAGAGTTATTGTGGGAACCAGTAATGATAAAACAAAAAAAACAATGGAACAGCTTTATGAACCATTTTTACGCACTGGTAATCCTGTTTACTTTATGGATGAAAAATCTGCTGAGATGACAAAGTATGCAGCTAATTCTTTTATTGCAATGAAAATTTCTTTTATGAATGAGATAGCACGGCTTTGTGAATTAACTGGTGCACAAGTTGACTCAGTCAGGTTAGGCATTGGATCAGATTCCAGAATTGGGAAAAGATATTTATTCCCTGGTATTGGTTACGGCGGTTCTTGTTTTCCTAAAGATGTCCATGCTCTTGTTAATACCGCAAACGAGAAAAATTATGACTTTAAGATTTTAAAATCTGTAATTGATGTAAATAAAGAACAGGTTAAACACTTCTTCAGGAAAATTTTAAAACACTATAAAGATGACCTTAAAGGAAAACATTTTGCAATGTGGGGATTAGCATTTAAACCAAATACAGATGATGTCCGTGAAGCACCGGCTCAGTATCTTATCAAACTTCTGCTTGCTTCGGGTGCAACTATTACTGCATACGATCCGGAAGCAAACAATACTATGAAATCTGCTCTTGGCGATATTATTACTTATGTTGAAACATCTGATGAAACATTAAAAGGTGCTGATGCTCTGATTGTTGTTACTGAATGGAAAGAGTTTAGAAATCCTGATTTTGAGTTGATTAAAAAATCCTTGAATGCACCCGTTATTTTTGATGGAAGAAATCTTTACGACTTGGAAAAATTAAATGAGATGAAGTTTACTTATTATTCTATCGGAAGAACTGATATTATAAATTAAAGTTTTTTTGAAAGTTAGCTATGCTTAATCAACCTGATTTGTCTTCATTAAATAAAGGCGATTCAATCGATCATTTTTTGCTTGTTAAAAAGTGTGAAATAAGATTAACAAAAAACAACAAAGAATATCTTTCGCTGGAACTTGGTGATAAAACAATCAGCTGTCCTTCAAATCTGTGGGAGGATGTATCTGGGTTCAAATCAATTAAGAATTCTTTAACTGTTGGTGATATTGTAAAGATTGAAGGCTCAATGGATGAATATCAGGGGGGTGCACAGATTAAAATCGAAACGATTCGTTTATCAAAACAAAGCGATAATGTATCCCACACAGATTTTCTTCCCAAATCTTTACGCGATCTTAAAACAATGAAAGGCGAGTTCTTATCCAGATTAGAAAAAATCACAGATACTAATCTTAAACAATTAATGAAAAACATTTTTTCTGATGAAAGATTTGAGAAATATACTCTTGTTCCTGCAGGAAAAATGTGGCATCACAGCTATATAAGCGGATTGATTGAGCATACTTTAGAGATTATAAAAATATGCGAACTGATGAGTGATATTCATCCGGAGATTAACCGTGATCTGCTTGTGTGCGGTGCAATGCTGCACGACTTTGGAAAAATTGAAGAGCTTACTTATGAACCGGTTTTTGAATATACCGATAAAGGCAAACTGATTGGACATATTGTAATAGCTGCAATGATAGTTAATGATGAGATAAATAAAATTCCTGACTTTCCCGAGAACTTAAAAAATAATATACTGCACTTAATCCTTAGCCATCAGGGTAAACTTGAATATGCTTCACCTGTTGTTCCTAAAACACTTGAAGCAATTACTCTCTATCAGGCAGATGAACTTAGCGCAAAAGTTAACGCATATAAAAATGTGATCAATAATGAAATTAAACCAGGAACAAACTGGACAAAGTTTATTTCATTAGCTGGAACAGATATACATTCGCATGGCATAAAAAGCCAATCGGATGATACCAAAAAAACCTTATTTGACTAATCTTTAATTAAAGGAAGAATCATGAAAAAAAATCTACACTTGTTATTTTTTCTTTTTCTCATTGTTATTGGGGCAACTGTAATAACCTCTGCTCAAACTGTAGATGAGTTATTGAGTGAAGGTGATGGTTATGTAGAAAAGTTTGATAATCCAAATGCTTTGGAAACATATTTAAAAGCTGAAAAGATTGCTCCAAATAATTGGGAGGTTTTATGGAGAATCAGCCGTGCTTATGTAGATATCGGTGAGAAGATGCCGGACAAAACTGATGCTCAAAAAGATGAGCGTGAAAAAACATATAAAAAAGCTTTAGAGTATGCCGATAAATCTGTTAAATTAGCACCTGGTCAATCAATTACTTATGTCCGAAGAGCAATTGCTAATGGAAGAATAGCACTTTTTGAAGGAGTTTTTTCTGCAATCGGAACAGTTAAAGATGTTAAAGCAGATTGCGAAAAAGCTATTCAACTTGGTACCGGAGGAAATTATGTTCAGGCACTTGCACATTATGTTTTAGGAAGAACTCACCTTAAGGTTTGCGAGAAAGCTTATCTTGTCAGATTACCACTTGGACTTGGATGGGGCGATACAGAAGAAGCAGTTAGGCTTTTAGAAACTGCAGTAAAGCTTAAACCAAATTTCAGAATGTTTTTGTATGAATTAGCTAAAGCTTATATTGAAGAAGATGAATATGATAAAGCTAAAGAGACTTTAAAGAAGGTTGAAAAAGCTCCCAAAGCACACGAAGATGATGATCAGGTTTTAAATGATGCGAAAAATCTTTACGAGAAAATTAAGAACAAATAGTTTTAAGTTTTAATAGGTTGTCTGTCTTAACAAAATGAATTTTTTTCTATTGTCAGGACACCTAACACTATATTTAATTTTTGGAAGCTTAATGTGAATTTTAATCAGACTTTTTTGAACAAACTCTCTGAAGCAAAGAAAATAGTTTTCTTTACTGGTGCAGGAATATCAGCTGAATCCGGTATTCCAACTTTTAGAGGTAAAGATGGAATCTGGAAAAAACTTAAGCCTGAAGAGCTTGCCAACTTTAATGCATTTATGAAAAATCCACAGATGGTGTGGGAATGGTATAATCATCGCAAAAAAATTATTCATGAAGCAAAACCTAATGCAGGACATCTTGCCATTGCAGAAATGCAAAACCTTTTTGATGAGGTAACTGTCGTTACACAAAATATTGATAATCTGCATCACCGTGCTGGAAGCAAGAACATTTATGAGCTGCACGGAAACATTGAAAGAAATTACTGCATCAATTGCAGAACATTTTACAACGAAGAATTGGATTTTTCTAACGGAGTTCCTAAGTGTAAATGCGGCGGATTGATCAGACCAGACGTTGTTTGGTTTGGAGAATTTCTTCCGGAAGATCAATTTACAGGTGGAGAAAAAGCTTCTGTTTTATCCGATGTGTTTTTTGTTGTTGGAACTTCTGCGGTTGTTTATCCTGCTTCCGGATTGGTTCACGCAGCAAAACATGCGGGTTCCTTTATTGTTGAAGTGAATATCGAACAAACAGAGATTTCTTCTGTTAGCGATGAATCATTTTTTGGCGAAGCCGGAAAAATATTACCGGAGATAGTTAATCAGATTAAAAAGGTTAAGTCTATCAGATAATAAATGACTATTTCTTTTTAGGTACTATTATGCTCAGAACTGCTGTAAAAACAACTGCACCGATAATTGACCAGATAATAGGATAATCAATTCCGCGGATATTTATTGTCCACAAATCTGGAAAATTAAATTCACGCGCAAGTATAGTTCCAATATAAGCGCCGATAAATCCCACAACAATTGAAATAATACAACCGCCGCTTTTAAATCCTGTTATGGAACGACCGATACCGCCGGTAATGCCGGCAATTACAAGTAAAAGTATTATTTCAAACATATTAAACCACTTGAATTTTAATGCAATGATAAAATAGTTTTAATTCAGATAAAATTCTTGTATTATTTTGGCAGAAATATTTGTTCAATTTAGTTTTAGTACAGAAAAGTTAGTATGAATCGAAGACGTTTTATTAGAAATATATCGCTGATATCAGCAGGGTTTCTTTTCATAACTGAAAAAATTCAAGGTAAAGAACCGCCTGTATTTTCAGAATACAAGCCTGATCCTTCTCTATGGAAAGAAGATGAAATTAATATTGCATGGATTGGTCATTCAACAGTTCTGATTAATTTTTTTGGAACTACAATTTTAACCGACCCGGTTTTTTATGAGAGAATCGGAGTGAGTATATTTGGAATGACATTCGGTCCAAGCAGATTTACTTACCCCGCGTTAACAATTGATGAAATCCCTAAACCCGATATAATTCTTCTTTCGCATGCTCATATGGATCATATGGATTATGAATCACTTGATACAATTACTAAAACATTTCCAGACCAGATTGATTGTATTACTGCTTACAACACAGCAGATGTTGTAGCAGAACTTAAATGGAAATCACTTCAGGAAATTGATTGGGGTGAAGAAACAGAGCTGCTGAGAATAAAATTTAAAGCTAACG is a window of Ignavibacterium sp. DNA encoding:
- a CDS encoding ATP-binding protein, whose protein sequence is MPSKKNKEVKYPKETKPKAAFLSGIRQKKLVTEPQDKVLCDIASVFEDQFHYLLFIKGDELEIFYSPSVKKITGYLPSELIKKDSLGREYVYQEDISEVKKRLHKIESGKIPSLKLLFRFVRKDGKIIWLKEQIRSERVNGGIILKGLVVDVTEFKKAENDYGEIINNLSEEITARDNFLSILSHDLRAPFSSILGFTEILLNESALTEAERAEYLNYINDSSSNQLRLVNYLLDWSNLQTGRMNLDPQRVQAQSLVFNCISALTGIAMRKNIDIRVNVPESLFLKADERLMIQVITNLVSNAIKFSEEGKTIRISADRFNNELVEFVIKDEGVGIPDIYQSRIFRFEKMFSTRGTKGEKGTGLGLSLVKEIIERHKGQIWFYSKEKVGSEFHFTVPSSENTILLVENNKSDFIKIEKIIRENYSSFKFIGADNGFEAINVVLRQQPSLIISSHDLPLMNGVQFVKSILRGDKKFYSPIIIMIDTRDENLIKTYHDVGVRTVISKPVDLRIVNREISIALN
- a CDS encoding UDP-glucose/GDP-mannose dehydrogenase family protein; its protein translation is MNLAVIGTGYVGLVSGTGFAETGNNVICVDIDEKKIETMREGQIPIYEPGLEVLFLRNIVKKRLSFTTDLKDAVRNSEIIFLCLPTPQGNDGAADLKYVLKVADDIGLFFKQEPELGFKVIVNKSTVPVGTSDLVRNAIRKHAPGFDFDVCSNPEFLREGIAVEDFMKPERVIVGTSNDKTKKTMEQLYEPFLRTGNPVYFMDEKSAEMTKYAANSFIAMKISFMNEIARLCELTGAQVDSVRLGIGSDSRIGKRYLFPGIGYGGSCFPKDVHALVNTANEKNYDFKILKSVIDVNKEQVKHFFRKILKHYKDDLKGKHFAMWGLAFKPNTDDVREAPAQYLIKLLLASGATITAYDPEANNTMKSALGDIITYVETSDETLKGADALIVVTEWKEFRNPDFELIKKSLNAPVIFDGRNLYDLEKLNEMKFTYYSIGRTDIIN
- a CDS encoding 4Fe-4S binding protein, producing MELNYRQAKTGKLMIDILPDKCDFCGCCVGVCPEDAIELKEAEIYIIDERCTNCAKCVWSCPIEVIKFNKNGVLF
- a CDS encoding NAD-dependent deacylase yields the protein MNKLSEAKKIVFFTGAGISAESGIPTFRGKDGIWKKLKPEELANFNAFMKNPQMVWEWYNHRKKIIHEAKPNAGHLAIAEMQNLFDEVTVVTQNIDNLHHRAGSKNIYELHGNIERNYCINCRTFYNEELDFSNGVPKCKCGGLIRPDVVWFGEFLPEDQFTGGEKASVLSDVFFVVGTSAVVYPASGLVHAAKHAGSFIVEVNIEQTEISSVSDESFFGEAGKILPEIVNQIKKVKSIR
- a CDS encoding NAD(P)/FAD-dependent oxidoreductase; translated protein: MKNEYDIIVVGAGPAGSMAARFAAEQGVSVLMLEKDRDVGYPVRCGEAISKAGVEEFIPIDDKWIAAKINKFSFNAPDGSEVIVEFGDAGYVLERRNFDYELARTAAEAGAEILTRAYVNDLLFDNDKVSGVKYELKGEQREVKSKIVIAADGVESRVGRWAGLKTVTDFRDMESAVQITAANIPVDQNTLYFYFGQEVAPNGYFWIFPKGSNKANIGLGISGSVNKKKYAQYYLDDFMNKHYPDAPILTKIAGGVPCSITLDKISAPGIMLVGDAARQVNPLSGGGIASGMIGGKIAGTIAGEAIKQNKLDHILTYDKVWKDRLGKRHETFNRIKEGIYNFSDDKFNSIAHSVLKIPVEKRTLGKVFTTALINNPSLLVDIAKVFVV
- a CDS encoding tetratricopeptide repeat protein; the protein is MKKNLHLLFFLFLIVIGATVITSAQTVDELLSEGDGYVEKFDNPNALETYLKAEKIAPNNWEVLWRISRAYVDIGEKMPDKTDAQKDEREKTYKKALEYADKSVKLAPGQSITYVRRAIANGRIALFEGVFSAIGTVKDVKADCEKAIQLGTGGNYVQALAHYVLGRTHLKVCEKAYLVRLPLGLGWGDTEEAVRLLETAVKLKPNFRMFLYELAKAYIEEDEYDKAKETLKKVEKAPKAHEDDDQVLNDAKNLYEKIKNK
- the dnaG gene encoding DNA primase, translated to MRISESKIEEIRNSVSIVDVISEYVQLRKRGKNFVGLCPFHNEKTPSFTVTEEKQIFHCFGCHTGGNVFKFLMEYRKISFIEAVQEIAEQQGIEISYDDEGYNEKQSEQEILYDINTEAARYFFNNLLNDQEGEAAREYFKNRNLKIQTMRAFGLGYAINGYENLVNFLKEKNIDLEKALQLGLIGQYKDGRIYDKLPGRIIFPIFSPNGRVVAFAGRKLREEDTGGKYINSPESLIYVKGRILYGLSHAKDDIRKLDKAIIVEGYMDLISLYQAGIKNVVAVSGTALTDDQAQLLSRYTKNVVLLFDADAAGIKASMRSIEILLKRNFDVKISTLPKDEDPDSYVSKFGKEAFEEIIKRAENFLEYQTSYYETQKMFDDPTKMAGAIRELVKPIALVDDELKRSLLIRNISRKFNLREKLLESELDKALEFQRKQSRILSQRIFKDEEIPKEGLIVKERVKIPLHIYNTERELIRLLFENNEKIIELVIDNIQAEDILLDIHKKIFEIVYFEFENRGSLNSADLMNLFDDETQIYLRELTIEKYSLSDNWEDFYLSESKEIIDKKYAADIIIKYKQSHFDMLIAANVKAQENAEAEERLIELMKEKQELEKRKKAVRKEFEKD
- a CDS encoding HD domain-containing protein; this translates as MLNQPDLSSLNKGDSIDHFLLVKKCEIRLTKNNKEYLSLELGDKTISCPSNLWEDVSGFKSIKNSLTVGDIVKIEGSMDEYQGGAQIKIETIRLSKQSDNVSHTDFLPKSLRDLKTMKGEFLSRLEKITDTNLKQLMKNIFSDERFEKYTLVPAGKMWHHSYISGLIEHTLEIIKICELMSDIHPEINRDLLVCGAMLHDFGKIEELTYEPVFEYTDKGKLIGHIVIAAMIVNDEINKIPDFPENLKNNILHLILSHQGKLEYASPVVPKTLEAITLYQADELSAKVNAYKNVINNEIKPGTNWTKFISLAGTDIHSHGIKSQSDDTKKTLFD
- a CDS encoding MBL fold metallo-hydrolase translates to MNRRRFIRNISLISAGFLFITEKIQGKEPPVFSEYKPDPSLWKEDEINIAWIGHSTVLINFFGTTILTDPVFYERIGVSIFGMTFGPSRFTYPALTIDEIPKPDIILLSHAHMDHMDYESLDTITKTFPDQIDCITAYNTADVVAELKWKSLQEIDWGEETELLRIKFKANEVKHFGWRYPWEKDRSNGYMQDGRSYNAVIIEKDGKKILFGGDTAYHELFKPLKNENIDIAIMPIGAYNPWKKNHCNPEEALIMAEEHIGAKYFIPIHTKTFKQGMEPIEEPLAWLNESVSKYKINLALDDIGKTFTLSNL
- a CDS encoding GlsB/YeaQ/YmgE family stress response membrane protein gives rise to the protein MFEIILLLVIAGITGGIGRSITGFKSGGCIISIVVGFIGAYIGTILAREFNFPDLWTINIRGIDYPIIWSIIGAVVFTAVLSIIVPKKK